Proteins encoded together in one Chryseobacterium sp. G0201 window:
- a CDS encoding MFS transporter, giving the protein MQSRKNLILILASIGTFVEALDIAIINLTIPSIQEQFGIGADTVQWLQTLYVLFFGGFLIIGGKLSDQIGRKKIFLIGGLIFMLTSLGAGLSTNFQVLAIFRALQGLGAAFIMPSAISIVTNTFRENQERNRALGVFSSFAAIGSGSGLSIGGIISTYMSWHWVFLINVPILLITLILAYQYLPKDEKNTMVQKTDAVSGILLVLGLLFLTYGTHELFHIKEQPIQVIGSLAISMALLGLVFYRLKTVAQPLIDLQLFRHRSLVISNLTFFALGAFFISFLFLISLMLQKDMNHSAASAGLMLVPFSLMSALISKFVLPHISKKMNPSQMGILGWSFMLIGALSLFISVYIGHPLTSVLLGAACISGVGMTFCFTSLSILGIQDVESSDYGVASSLTSTSYFLGAGIGLSFMTLMSQLFPSKWAVGNLSLGILTTYAVCAIGILAYLVVKEVKTKRAEMAIS; this is encoded by the coding sequence ATGCAATCAAGAAAAAACCTGATATTAATTTTAGCATCTATTGGAACTTTTGTGGAAGCCCTTGATATTGCTATCATTAACTTAACAATCCCATCCATTCAGGAGCAATTCGGTATTGGAGCGGATACTGTTCAATGGTTGCAGACTTTGTATGTTCTATTTTTTGGTGGATTTTTAATCATTGGCGGAAAATTATCTGATCAAATCGGACGAAAAAAAATATTCCTCATTGGAGGATTGATTTTCATGTTGACTTCTCTAGGCGCAGGGCTTTCAACTAATTTTCAGGTTTTAGCAATATTCCGTGCTTTGCAAGGATTGGGAGCGGCGTTTATTATGCCTTCAGCCATATCTATTGTTACGAATACTTTCAGAGAAAATCAGGAAAGAAACCGTGCTTTAGGCGTTTTCAGCTCATTTGCAGCGATAGGATCGGGTAGCGGATTGTCTATTGGCGGTATTATCAGTACTTACATGAGCTGGCATTGGGTTTTCCTGATCAATGTTCCGATCCTTTTAATTACTCTAATTCTTGCTTACCAATATCTACCAAAGGATGAAAAGAATACGATGGTTCAAAAAACAGATGCTGTATCAGGTATACTACTCGTTTTGGGACTGTTATTTTTAACGTATGGAACACATGAGTTATTCCACATCAAAGAACAGCCGATTCAGGTTATTGGTTCTTTAGCAATATCAATGGCGTTGTTAGGATTGGTTTTTTATCGATTAAAAACGGTTGCCCAGCCTTTAATTGATCTGCAATTATTCAGACACAGATCGTTGGTTATCTCTAATCTTACATTTTTTGCATTGGGAGCCTTTTTCATTTCATTTTTATTTCTGATATCATTGATGTTGCAGAAAGATATGAATCACAGCGCAGCTTCAGCCGGATTAATGTTGGTTCCGTTTAGTTTGATGTCTGCTTTGATCTCAAAATTTGTACTTCCTCATATTTCCAAGAAAATGAATCCTTCTCAAATGGGAATTTTGGGATGGAGTTTTATGTTAATAGGAGCTTTATCTTTATTTATATCGGTTTATATTGGTCATCCGTTAACAAGTGTTTTATTAGGCGCAGCATGTATTTCAGGAGTTGGAATGACGTTTTGTTTTACAAGTTTATCGATCTTGGGAATTCAGGATGTAGAATCTTCGGATTATGGAGTTGCTTCTAGTTTAACAAGTACAAGTTATTTCTTAGGCGCAGGGATAGGTTTATCTTTTATGACCTTAATGAGCCAGCTATTTCCATCAAAATGGGCGGTTGGGAATTTAAGTTTGGGAATTTTAACAACTTATGCAGTCTGTGCTATCGGAATATTGGCTTATTTAGTGGTAAAAGAAGTGAAAACTAAAAGAGCAGAAATGGCCATATCTTAA
- a CDS encoding SCO family protein — MYRIVYLLLSSVLFISCNQNQNQNKNKKEKVALPYYNEPTFTPIFESNKALVEKRISHKIDDFSFLNQDSVLINQKIIEGRIHIANFIFTSCGSICPTMTKNLKMVSDSLANQKNIVFLSFSVTPWIDKPYVLKRYKRDNEIENKNWHFLTGNKADIYKLARQSYFAEEDIGFSKDSTEFLHTEHFVLVDKNKRIRGIYNGTLTFEMEQLLDDIRTLSTEK, encoded by the coding sequence ATGTATCGGATAGTATATTTATTGTTAAGTAGTGTTTTGTTTATAAGTTGTAATCAGAATCAGAATCAGAATAAAAATAAGAAAGAAAAAGTTGCATTGCCTTATTATAATGAACCTACATTTACACCCATTTTTGAGAGCAACAAAGCTTTGGTTGAGAAAAGAATTAGTCACAAAATTGATGATTTTTCATTCTTAAATCAAGACAGCGTTCTAATAAATCAAAAAATAATTGAAGGTAGAATTCATATTGCTAATTTTATTTTCACTTCTTGTGGTAGTATTTGCCCTACAATGACAAAAAATTTAAAAATGGTGAGTGATAGTTTAGCAAACCAAAAAAACATCGTTTTCTTGTCTTTTTCGGTTACACCTTGGATAGACAAACCTTACGTTCTGAAAAGGTACAAAAGAGATAACGAGATTGAAAATAAAAATTGGCACTTTCTCACAGGAAATAAAGCAGATATTTACAAATTAGCAAGACAATCTTATTTTGCAGAAGAAGATATAGGATTTAGCAAAGACAGTACAGAATTTTTGCATACAGAACATTTTGTTTTGGTAGACAAAAACAAGAGAATTCGTGGAATTTACAATGGTACATTGACTTTCGAAATGGAACAATTATTAGACGATATTAGAACATTAAGCACTGAAAAATAA
- a CDS encoding lmo0937 family membrane protein, with product MKSLLWLVAVICIIVWLLGMLGIVPGISTGYLIHVLLVIAIVVILYNIISGRKPLD from the coding sequence ATGAAAAGTTTATTATGGTTAGTAGCAGTCATTTGTATTATTGTATGGCTATTGGGAATGTTGGGTATTGTACCAGGAATCAGTACGGGTTATTTAATCCATGTTTTATTGGTAATTGCCATTGTTGTAATTCTTTATAATATTATTTCGGGCAGAAAACCGCTTGATTAA
- a CDS encoding caspase family protein, producing MKKYSLHIGLNETLLISNNSLNSPEANAKFYKKIAEENDFEAIELLGENATSLKLLNTLRTISKKITPEDIFFVTYCGHGFTINDISGEENTHYDQIAVLYDRYFIDDELKNCWSWFPENSKVVLVTDCCYGGTLNKKSVSPTFSIKKSFNLHLRDVLPFLNSFQLHFKELKEANILMNHISSSQDRNIAMDSTEKDQLSPFTEAFKKMYNDGDFIGTFNDFFEGVKNEVAQRLPYNQPFIDREIQNFLDKEFFLTKKLVLSTN from the coding sequence ATGAAAAAATATTCGTTACACATAGGGTTAAATGAAACCCTGCTCATTAGTAACAATAGTCTAAATTCCCCGGAAGCCAATGCAAAATTTTACAAAAAAATTGCAGAAGAAAATGATTTCGAAGCAATTGAGTTATTGGGAGAAAATGCCACAAGTCTCAAGTTATTAAACACGCTTAGAACCATTTCAAAGAAAATAACTCCGGAAGATATTTTTTTCGTAACCTACTGCGGACATGGTTTTACTATTAATGATATTTCAGGTGAAGAAAATACGCATTATGATCAGATTGCAGTTTTGTATGATAGGTATTTCATAGATGATGAACTAAAAAACTGCTGGTCGTGGTTTCCCGAAAATTCTAAAGTAGTACTTGTAACAGACTGTTGTTATGGCGGAACTTTAAATAAAAAATCCGTTTCTCCAACCTTTAGTATCAAAAAAAGCTTTAACCTTCATTTACGTGATGTACTTCCTTTTCTCAATAGCTTTCAGTTGCATTTTAAAGAGTTAAAAGAAGCGAACATTTTAATGAATCATATTTCCTCTTCTCAAGATCGAAATATAGCTATGGACAGCACCGAAAAAGATCAATTAAGTCCTTTTACAGAAGCATTTAAAAAGATGTATAATGACGGTGATTTTATCGGAACTTTTAATGATTTTTTTGAAGGAGTAAAAAACGAAGTTGCACAAAGACTTCCCTATAATCAACCTTTTATAGACAGGGAAATTCAAAACTTTTTAGATAAAGAATTTTTTCTCACAAAAAAACTGGTCTTAAGCACAAACTAA
- a CDS encoding LytR/AlgR family response regulator transcription factor: MRIIKYILLIFSAIIIKAQSLNGYLENQKFDEFPKNIVIVKRNILKEKSSIELAKYNYVLGKNFEYLNQEDSALYYYMKSRDLFGKLNYKNQYHDLSLEIHKVISSQVNYDKYGYTFFNDYYNYASKTRSNERLALAYNQKAIEKFYEFDFDKRKNVDVIDSAIKVLDTAYSYSKSSTDLETRVKILNNFGLFNYTKKDFQEAEKFFIQGIDLASKHKIQYELFILYYNYGNSFFIQKKYNEAVFWFLKAEAVPIEQYELKSKRLLYQKLKESYDHLNDHSNRKKYDSLYTHLNKKINDTEQNIAIHQINTQYQVVEKDKQISSLKKIAMSYQENKILYFVLIGLVFLIAMYSFIRWKRVDHTKKKLDLEKESLQIEHTQTIQELEKVKQLVIEDHIVLKNRTKIYLKELLYIKAEDHYLQLYTSKKKEFVRGKISEIIKELPPNFTQVHRSFIINKNSIISNNGTSVFLEGKIEIPLSRNFKKNIE, from the coding sequence ATGAGAATTATAAAATATATACTCCTTATATTTTCTGCAATCATCATTAAAGCTCAGAGTTTGAACGGTTATCTCGAGAATCAAAAATTTGATGAGTTCCCCAAAAATATAGTCATAGTAAAAAGGAATATTCTTAAAGAAAAATCCTCAATAGAGTTGGCAAAATACAACTATGTTTTGGGCAAAAATTTTGAATATCTCAATCAGGAAGACTCTGCGCTTTACTACTACATGAAAAGCAGGGATCTATTTGGAAAATTAAATTATAAAAATCAGTATCACGATTTGTCGCTGGAAATTCATAAAGTAATTTCTTCACAGGTAAACTATGACAAATATGGATATACTTTTTTTAATGATTACTATAATTATGCCTCCAAAACAAGGTCAAATGAAAGATTAGCATTAGCCTACAATCAAAAAGCAATTGAAAAATTTTATGAATTTGATTTTGATAAAAGAAAAAATGTCGATGTCATTGATTCGGCCATTAAAGTTTTAGATACTGCTTATTCTTACAGTAAAAGTTCTACTGATCTTGAAACAAGAGTGAAAATTTTAAATAATTTCGGACTTTTTAATTATACAAAAAAAGATTTTCAGGAAGCAGAAAAGTTTTTTATTCAGGGAATTGACTTAGCTTCAAAACATAAAATACAATATGAGTTATTCATTCTTTATTACAATTATGGAAATTCATTTTTCATTCAAAAAAAATATAATGAGGCTGTTTTTTGGTTCCTGAAAGCTGAAGCAGTTCCTATTGAACAATATGAATTAAAATCCAAAAGGCTTCTATATCAGAAGTTAAAGGAAAGTTATGACCATCTTAACGATCATTCAAACCGAAAAAAATATGATTCTCTTTACACTCATTTAAACAAAAAAATAAATGATACAGAGCAAAATATTGCCATTCATCAAATAAATACCCAATATCAAGTAGTTGAAAAGGATAAACAGATCTCCTCCCTAAAAAAAATAGCAATGAGTTATCAGGAAAATAAAATACTGTATTTTGTTTTGATAGGATTAGTTTTTCTTATCGCTATGTATTCCTTCATTCGATGGAAGAGGGTAGACCATACAAAGAAAAAACTGGATCTGGAAAAAGAATCTCTGCAAATTGAGCATACACAGACTATTCAGGAGCTGGAAAAGGTAAAACAATTGGTCATAGAAGATCATATTGTATTGAAAAACAGAACAAAGATCTACCTCAAGGAACTTTTGTATATCAAAGCCGAAGATCATTATTTACAGCTTTATACATCGAAGAAGAAAGAATTTGTACGAGGTAAAATTTCTGAGATTATTAAAGAATTGCCACCCAACTTCACGCAGGTTCACAGATCTTTTATTATTAACAAAAATTCGATTATTTCCAATAACGGAACCTCCGTTTTTCTGGAAGGGAAAATAGAAATTCCTTTATCTAGAAATTTTAAAAAGAATATTGAATAA
- a CDS encoding SRPBCC domain-containing protein, which yields MELKTKIHAEDNKQEILITREFDLPLELLFKAYTEAELVEQWMGTKVLKLDNQQHGGYQFETLNPQGDVVFRANGTIHEFIPNQTITRTFQMENTPFPAQLEFLEFEKLMENTSKIVIKTIYKSVDYRDQILKLPFAKGINMAHNRLQEIFSKEARN from the coding sequence ATGGAACTAAAAACAAAAATACACGCCGAAGATAACAAACAGGAAATCCTCATTACCAGAGAGTTTGATCTGCCTTTAGAATTATTGTTTAAAGCCTATACAGAAGCCGAATTGGTTGAACAATGGATGGGAACAAAAGTTTTAAAGCTTGATAATCAGCAACATGGCGGATATCAGTTTGAAACATTAAATCCTCAAGGTGATGTAGTTTTCCGCGCCAACGGAACAATTCACGAATTTATTCCAAATCAAACGATTACAAGAACTTTTCAGATGGAAAATACCCCTTTCCCGGCACAGTTAGAGTTTTTAGAATTTGAAAAATTAATGGAAAATACGAGCAAAATAGTAATTAAAACTATTTATAAATCAGTTGATTACAGAGATCAAATACTAAAACTCCCGTTTGCTAAAGGTATCAATATGGCCCACAATCGTCTACAGGAAATTTTTTCTAAAGAAGCTAGAAATTAA
- a CDS encoding SDR family oxidoreductase: MKSDHILEKSLRGKTVVITGGSSGVGRAVAEAFALEGCNIVIAARGKEALDETVSLCRDLDVAAIGVPTDVSVAEQVENLAQTALQFNGRIDIWVNNAGVMASGKFEEIPMKLNEQVIKTNLFGYMHGAYSVLPIFKRQNEGILINNVSIGGFMPAPYSAVYSTTKFGIRGMMECLHGEISDFPNVHICNLYPQIQRSTGNMHSAKYSGLDFKIPPFAADPRDTAAKIVELAKNPRKDLFPDAVSLILKNVYGLFPKPIINIASAGMRLMMKVKKAPSDDGNVLYQSSEPHRIYGETMLPIPSKKTKMAVLAGVGLGLAYMLLANRSSNKK, encoded by the coding sequence ATGAAATCAGATCATATATTAGAAAAAAGCCTTAGAGGAAAAACAGTTGTTATTACAGGCGGAAGCAGCGGCGTAGGAAGAGCGGTTGCTGAAGCATTTGCACTGGAAGGTTGTAACATTGTTATTGCTGCGAGAGGTAAAGAAGCATTGGATGAAACGGTAAGTCTTTGCAGAGACCTGGATGTGGCGGCGATCGGTGTGCCTACAGATGTTTCGGTAGCGGAACAGGTTGAAAATCTGGCTCAGACAGCTTTACAGTTTAACGGTAGAATTGATATCTGGGTAAATAATGCCGGTGTAATGGCCAGCGGAAAATTTGAAGAGATCCCAATGAAGCTTAACGAACAGGTGATCAAAACAAATCTGTTTGGCTATATGCATGGTGCCTATTCTGTATTGCCTATTTTCAAAAGACAGAATGAAGGTATTCTTATCAATAATGTTTCGATTGGCGGATTTATGCCTGCTCCGTACAGTGCGGTGTATTCGACAACAAAATTTGGAATTCGTGGGATGATGGAATGTCTTCACGGAGAAATTTCAGATTTCCCAAATGTTCATATTTGCAACCTCTATCCTCAGATCCAAAGGTCTACAGGTAATATGCATTCTGCAAAGTATTCGGGACTGGATTTTAAAATCCCCCCATTTGCCGCAGATCCAAGAGATACCGCAGCGAAAATAGTTGAATTAGCAAAAAATCCGCGTAAAGATCTGTTTCCGGATGCAGTTTCATTAATTCTTAAAAATGTGTATGGATTATTTCCAAAACCGATCATCAATATTGCCTCCGCGGGAATGAGATTAATGATGAAGGTAAAAAAAGCTCCTTCCGATGACGGAAATGTTTTATACCAATCATCAGAACCTCACAGAATTTATGGTGAAACCATGCTTCCGATTCCTTCAAAGAAAACAAAAATGGCTGTTTTAGCCGGAGTTGGCCTTGGATTGGCCTATATGTTATTGGCAAATCGGTCTTCAAATAAAAAGTAA
- a CDS encoding ArsR/SmtB family transcription factor produces the protein MNLRRDVFQAIADPTRRSILMLVATQSMTAGTIASNFDTARPTVSKHLQILTECELLSQEQNGREIIYHLNPNKMKEIADFIEPFRQMWDDRFNKLESVMKAYQQKK, from the coding sequence ATGAATTTAAGACGAGATGTTTTTCAAGCCATAGCAGATCCTACAAGAAGATCGATCTTGATGCTGGTTGCAACACAATCAATGACTGCAGGAACTATCGCTTCCAATTTTGATACAGCCAGGCCCACGGTTTCAAAGCATCTTCAGATCCTTACAGAATGTGAATTATTGTCTCAGGAACAAAACGGCCGTGAAATTATCTATCATCTAAATCCAAATAAAATGAAAGAAATTGCTGATTTTATAGAGCCTTTTCGACAAATGTGGGACGATAGATTCAACAAACTTGAAAGCGTAATGAAAGCCTATCAACAGAAAAAATAG
- a CDS encoding XRE family transcriptional regulator: protein MSIFSENIRLLRGKLGITQRELSEQITITTSRYISYENGRSKPPVDVLIRISRLFHVSIDLLLSVDLIKYPLDDMLKLPDNRIVLPVVVDQKGNESIEIIPQKASMGYLRGYSDPEYIESLETISLPFLKNGKFRAFPASGDSMPPFKDGSFIIGKYMEGINDLKSGTSYIFVTSNDGITYKRLKSKNTGFITVAADNTFYEPYDIPFEEILEVWQYASGIFPQDF from the coding sequence ATGTCAATTTTTTCAGAAAACATCAGGCTTTTGCGAGGTAAATTAGGAATCACCCAACGCGAATTGTCTGAGCAGATTACCATAACCACTTCACGATATATTTCCTACGAAAACGGCAGATCAAAACCTCCTGTCGATGTATTGATCAGGATTTCAAGATTATTTCATGTAAGCATTGATTTGTTGCTATCTGTTGATCTGATAAAATATCCTTTGGATGATATGTTGAAACTTCCGGATAATAGAATTGTGTTGCCTGTTGTGGTAGATCAGAAAGGGAATGAAAGTATTGAGATTATTCCTCAAAAGGCTTCTATGGGATATTTGAGGGGGTATAGTGATCCTGAATATATTGAAAGTTTGGAAACGATTTCTTTGCCTTTTTTGAAGAATGGAAAATTCAGGGCTTTTCCTGCCAGTGGAGATTCTATGCCTCCATTTAAGGATGGGTCGTTTATCATTGGAAAATATATGGAAGGAATTAATGATTTAAAATCAGGAACTTCTTACATATTTGTGACCTCAAACGACGGAATTACTTACAAAAGATTAAAGTCAAAAAATACAGGTTTTATCACCGTTGCTGCTGATAATACATTTTATGAGCCTTATGACATTCCTTTTGAAGAAATTCTGGAAGTATGGCAGTATGCATCTGGGATTTTCCCACAAGATTTTTAA
- a CDS encoding YEATS-associated helix-containing protein — MLTAVFFLSGPTNNLIIIMLICGIVGGVGNTLRGTTCNWVVLSKNICLGIIASIAVPLFLNLVSSDIVKSIYVNEKNHISNYLIFSGFCIIASFSSLTFLNTISGKVIQNLKEEIKQVKSENEQLSKTVETIAVSTESNTQMNANELEKFKTSSYAEIMNSIKNKENKFRPLDLIKTEVNQDNTEIDKKIEILKNNNLVKEIELRKGEKAVALTEDAEKIME; from the coding sequence ATGTTAACAGCAGTATTTTTTTTAAGCGGGCCAACAAATAATCTCATTATTATCATGCTCATTTGCGGAATCGTTGGCGGAGTAGGAAACACATTGAGAGGTACAACCTGCAACTGGGTTGTCTTATCAAAAAATATCTGTCTTGGAATTATTGCTTCTATCGCCGTACCTCTTTTTTTAAATCTTGTATCCAGCGATATTGTAAAAAGTATTTATGTGAATGAAAAAAATCACATTTCCAATTATTTAATTTTTTCAGGCTTTTGCATCATTGCTTCTTTTTCGTCACTCACTTTTCTGAATACTATTTCAGGAAAAGTAATTCAAAATTTAAAGGAAGAAATTAAACAGGTAAAATCTGAAAACGAACAACTGAGCAAAACTGTAGAAACAATCGCCGTGAGCACAGAAAGTAATACACAAATGAATGCTAATGAATTAGAGAAATTCAAAACATCTTCTTATGCAGAAATCATGAATTCTATCAAAAATAAGGAGAATAAATTCAGACCTCTGGATCTCATCAAAACTGAAGTTAACCAAGACAATACCGAAATCGACAAAAAAATAGAAATCCTTAAAAACAACAATCTTGTAAAAGAAATCGAGCTTCGAAAAGGTGAAAAAGCAGTGGCTTTAACTGAGGATGCTGAGAAAATTATGGAATAA
- a CDS encoding toxin-antitoxin system YwqK family antitoxin, with the protein MEYRIHSNGKKNGKQTAYWENGNKKFEFIAKDDVYEGQLKEWNVEGKLIHFANYKNGQENGTQKLWYDNGKIRANYVIIEGKRYGLLGTKNCRNVSDSIFIVK; encoded by the coding sequence ATGGAATATCGCATACACTCGAACGGGAAAAAGAATGGAAAACAAACTGCATATTGGGAAAATGGTAATAAAAAATTCGAGTTTATAGCAAAAGACGATGTGTACGAGGGACAATTGAAAGAATGGAATGTAGAAGGCAAATTAATTCATTTTGCTAACTACAAAAACGGGCAAGAAAACGGAACGCAAAAACTTTGGTACGATAACGGGAAAATAAGAGCCAATTATGTAATTATTGAGGGGAAAAGATATGGATTATTAGGAACTAAAAATTGTAGAAATGTATCGGATAGTATATTTATTGTTAAGTAG
- a CDS encoding TIGR00730 family Rossman fold protein, whose protein sequence is MIKRLTVFCGSSFGTDKIYEEQAYELGKQLASEKIGLIYGGANVGLMGTIANGVMEHNGEAIGVLPHFLQGKEIAHNQLSELILVETMHERKTKMNELSDGVIVLPGGYGTLEEFFEMITWAQLGLHQKPIAILNINGFYTELLNMIQTMVDKGFLKEINQKMLIVDENIEALLNKIKNYEAPKVDKWISKDKV, encoded by the coding sequence ATGATAAAAAGACTCACTGTATTCTGTGGATCAAGTTTTGGAACTGATAAAATCTATGAAGAACAAGCTTACGAATTAGGAAAACAATTGGCCTCCGAAAAAATCGGATTGATATATGGTGGAGCCAACGTAGGTTTGATGGGAACCATTGCTAATGGAGTAATGGAACATAACGGAGAAGCCATTGGTGTTTTACCTCATTTTTTGCAAGGAAAAGAAATTGCTCACAACCAACTTAGCGAGCTTATCTTAGTAGAAACAATGCACGAACGAAAAACCAAAATGAATGAACTTTCGGACGGCGTTATTGTTTTGCCTGGCGGTTATGGAACGTTGGAAGAATTCTTTGAAATGATAACCTGGGCTCAATTGGGATTGCATCAAAAACCCATCGCTATTTTAAATATCAATGGATTTTATACCGAATTATTAAATATGATTCAAACAATGGTAGACAAAGGTTTTCTGAAAGAAATCAATCAAAAAATGCTGATTGTAGATGAAAATATCGAAGCTCTTTTAAATAAAATAAAAAACTACGAAGCTCCAAAAGTTGATAAATGGATCTCGAAAGATAAAGTCTAA
- a CDS encoding YHYH protein: protein MTINKTKIQNHVLAAIAALSISSCSKDDDTTTPTNGNNTVSAVYSKIYGATSITSDGTFITIKTNGVPDHKSAYYPTTNALYEAYSGTTFGGGTFTQNPNKIATQNFTFKIPVNPTVTTNHSATPLGAIGVALNGVALYNQYAGPNNQVLTSEINSFDKYYGHPTATSQYHYHVEPLYLTTVKSTKSGLMGFLLDGFPVYGPQEENGTTVTSSALDAYHGHTHATVDFPNGIYHYHFTADAPYLNGNGYYGTPGTVTQ from the coding sequence ATGACCATTAATAAGACTAAAATCCAAAACCATGTACTTGCAGCTATTGCGGCACTTAGTATTTCATCTTGCAGTAAAGATGATGACACGACAACACCAACTAATGGGAATAATACAGTTTCAGCAGTTTATTCAAAAATTTATGGTGCAACAAGCATCACCAGTGATGGAACATTTATAACCATTAAAACCAATGGTGTACCTGACCATAAAAGTGCTTATTATCCAACAACAAATGCTTTATATGAAGCATATAGTGGAACAACTTTTGGAGGGGGAACTTTTACGCAAAACCCAAATAAAATTGCAACTCAAAATTTTACTTTTAAAATTCCCGTTAATCCAACTGTTACTACAAATCATTCAGCAACACCGCTTGGTGCTATCGGAGTAGCACTTAATGGAGTAGCTTTATACAATCAATATGCAGGCCCAAATAATCAAGTGTTAACTTCTGAAATTAATAGTTTTGATAAATATTATGGACACCCTACTGCAACATCGCAATATCATTACCATGTTGAACCTTTATATTTAACAACTGTAAAATCAACAAAATCAGGTTTAATGGGGTTTTTATTAGACGGATTTCCTGTTTATGGCCCACAAGAAGAAAACGGAACAACGGTTACAAGTAGTGCATTAGATGCTTACCACGGGCATACACATGCAACAGTTGACTTTCCTAATGGAATATATCATTATCATTTTACAGCAGATGCACCATATTTGAATGGAAACGGCTATTATGGAACACCAGGAACTGTTACGCAATAA
- a CDS encoding bifunctional helix-turn-helix transcriptional regulator/GNAT family N-acetyltransferase: MDFYNRTGKMAIGSRLRLLTGKVTEDAAKIYELYNIEFSPKWFPVFFILAENGGKTVTEIAEEIGHSQPSVTKIIKEMTAADLINSKLQSDDKRRNVVGLTKKGIEISKTLQIQYIDIENAIEKMTSEATHNLWEAIAEWEFLLEKKSLFKRVLDQKKDRESKDVQIVEYQPKYQEAFRSLNEEWISTYFEMEEADYKALDNPKEYILDKGGKIFVALYHDEPLGVCALIKMNDGNYDFEMAKMAVSPKAQGKSIGWLLGKKVADTARELGASKLYLESNTILKPAINLYYKLGFEKVAGHATPYKRCNIQMELIL, encoded by the coding sequence ATGGATTTTTATAACAGAACAGGAAAAATGGCGATAGGAAGCAGATTAAGGTTACTTACGGGAAAGGTAACTGAAGATGCTGCCAAAATCTATGAATTATACAATATAGAATTTTCTCCAAAATGGTTTCCTGTATTTTTTATTCTGGCAGAAAATGGAGGAAAAACAGTTACAGAAATTGCTGAAGAGATTGGTCATTCCCAGCCGTCTGTTACGAAGATTATCAAAGAAATGACTGCAGCAGATCTCATAAATTCAAAATTACAATCTGACGATAAAAGAAGAAATGTTGTAGGATTGACCAAAAAAGGAATTGAAATTTCCAAAACCCTGCAAATTCAATATATAGATATAGAAAATGCGATTGAAAAGATGACATCCGAAGCTACACACAATCTTTGGGAAGCTATCGCAGAATGGGAGTTTCTTTTAGAAAAAAAATCGCTCTTCAAACGAGTTCTGGATCAGAAAAAAGATCGCGAAAGTAAAGATGTACAGATTGTAGAATATCAGCCTAAATATCAGGAAGCTTTTCGATCTCTGAATGAAGAATGGATCTCAACCTATTTTGAAATGGAAGAAGCCGATTACAAAGCATTGGATAATCCGAAAGAATATATCTTAGATAAAGGCGGAAAAATATTTGTCGCGTTGTACCATGATGAGCCTTTGGGAGTTTGTGCTTTAATTAAAATGAATGACGGAAATTACGATTTTGAAATGGCAAAAATGGCTGTATCACCCAAAGCACAAGGAAAAAGTATTGGCTGGCTTCTTGGGAAGAAAGTAGCTGATACTGCTAGGGAATTAGGCGCTTCAAAGCTATATCTTGAAAGCAATACGATCCTAAAACCAGCTATTAATCTGTATTATAAACTAGGTTTTGAAAAAGTCGCCGGGCATGCTACGCCTTACAAACGCTGTAATATTCAAATGGAATTAATACTATAA